From Gemmatimonadaceae bacterium:
AATTTGAACGGGCAATACCAGCGCTACACCATCCAACTCGAGATCGACAATCTCTTCGATCGCCGATACCAGACGTTCGGCGCCATCGCCGAAAACAGCCTCGGCCCGCCGCCCGGACAGGCGGCGCCCAACGCCGGCAGCGATGAGGGTGCGCTGGCCAACTTCTTCACGCCGGGATTGCCGCGGCGCATCGTGCTGTCGGTGGGCGCGAAGTTCTGATGCGTCGGGCGACGGGTCGTCGCCTAACGCAACCTCACGCCGCGTGCGGCCCGCCGCCCGCGCCAGTACAGCAGCCCGCCGATCAGCACGAACACGCCGGCGCCGCCTAACACCTTGGCGAGGAACAATACGGCCTGCACGCCGCCCTCGGGCGGAATCCCGGCGAGGACCATCGCGAATGCCGTCATGAGCAATCCGCTCACGCCGCAGACGAGGGCAGTCGGCCGCCCGCCCGGAACGCGGCTGCCCACGCGCTTCCTGCCGTCCGCCGTCGGCGCCGTCGCCGGCCGCCCACCGGCGAACTGCATCAGGAAGCTCACGAACAGGTAGAGGTAAGGGATGAAGTAGAGGAGAATCTGCGTGTCGAGCAGGATCAGGTAGGCGCGCTCGACCGTCGTGCCTTTGCCCAGAAGCGAGACGCCTAACAGAATGCTCGCCAGCACGGCCGCCACCACCATCGCGACGTAGGGCGTCCCGTACTTGGGATGCAGTTTGCCGAACGCCGGCGGGAAATAGCGGTCGAGCCCGATCACGAACGCCACGCGCGCAGGACCGGCGAGCCAGGCGCCCACGCCGCCAATGTTCCCGATCGTGTAGAGCGCCGCGCACAGCACGCTGACCCACGCGAGCCCGGTTCCGATGCGGCCGGCGCCGATCGCGATCCCCTGGATGAAGCCCGCCGTCAGATTCACCTGATCGCTGGGCACCAGCCACAGCATTGCCGCGGAGCCGAGCACGTACGCGGCAGCAATGAGGGGCGCCGATATGAGAACCGCGCGCGGCATCGTGCGCGCCGGATCGTGCACCTCGTCGCCCATGGCCGACGACAGCTCCAACCCGGTGAACGCAAATGCGATCGACGCCCACAAATTCAGCGACGCGAGATTGTCGAGATGCGGCGTCAGCGACGCTCGCGTG
This genomic window contains:
- a CDS encoding APC family permease, with the protein product MTAAAPVDTQAAHARPPRVLGLRDVVLFNMVAVIGLRWLATAAKAGPGTLALWILAAALFFIPQGLAVLALSARFPSEGGIYTWTRETLGEGHGFLCGWCYWINNVLYYPNLLISTAVIATWVIGKGESGLADNRAYVLTATLLALWVAVGVNVIGTGRGKWLQNFGALGTYIPATILVIVGVAAAITSPPANPITRASLTPHLDNLASLNLWASIAFAFTGLELSSAMGDEVHDPARTMPRAVLISAPLIAAAYVLGSAAMLWLVPSDQVNLTAGFIQGIAIGAGRIGTGLAWVSVLCAALYTIGNIGGVGAWLAGPARVAFVIGLDRYFPPAFGKLHPKYGTPYVAMVVAAVLASILLGVSLLGKGTTVERAYLILLDTQILLYFIPYLYLFVSFLMQFAGGRPATAPTADGRKRVGSRVPGGRPTALVCGVSGLLMTAFAMVLAGIPPEGGVQAVLFLAKVLGGAGVFVLIGGLLYWRGRRAARGVRLR